In the Pseudonocardia sediminis genome, GACGGCCACCCTGCTCTCGGTGCGGAAACCCGGAAGGCGCGTCCGGTCGTTGACAGGCAACCGGAAGGTTGCATAATTGGGTGGTGACCGACGTGGACGCCGTGTTCCGGGCGCTGGCCGACCCGACACGACGGCTGATCCTCGACCGGTTGTACGAGCACAACGGGCAGACGCTCGCCGACCTGTGCGCCGGACTGGAGATGAGCCGCCAGGCCGTCTCCAAGCACCTCGCGCTGCTGGAGGCCGCCGGGCTCGTGTCCACCGTCCGCCGCGGCCGGGAGAAGCTCCACCATCTCGACCCGGTGCCCATCCAGGAGATCCACGACCGGTGGATCGGCAAGTTCGAGCAGGCCCGGGTGCAGGCGATCACCGCGCTGCGCACCGCGCTGGAGGATCCCCATGACCGAGATCAGTGAACGCACCTACGTCTACACGACCTACATCGCGACGACGCCACAGAAGGTGTTCGACGCCCTGACCACACCCGAGTTCACGATGCAGTACTGGGGCGGCGCGGAGATCCGCTCGGAGTGGACGGTCGGCAGCTCGGTCGAGGCCTACCACCCCGACCACGACGACTTCATCGGTGAGGTACTGGCGGTCGAGCCGCCGAACAAGCTG is a window encoding:
- a CDS encoding metalloregulator ArsR/SmtB family transcription factor, coding for MTDVDAVFRALADPTRRLILDRLYEHNGQTLADLCAGLEMSRQAVSKHLALLEAAGLVSTVRRGREKLHHLDPVPIQEIHDRWIGKFEQARVQAITALRTALEDPHDRDQ